A DNA window from uncultured Methanoregula sp. contains the following coding sequences:
- a CDS encoding 50S ribosomal protein L18, translating into MATGSRYFVPFRRRREGKTDYYQRTRLVVADAPRMVVRKTNRHIIIQLVTAEMEGDRTLVAANSSELEKYGYKGSTSNTPAAYLTGMLFAAKAKKAQYEQAILDIGLHRATPGARVFAALKGAVDAGLEIPHGESVLPSEERIKGEHIAAYNKNAGDIAKNVEQVADAIKKELV; encoded by the coding sequence GAAGGAGGGAAGGCAAGACCGACTACTACCAGCGGACACGGCTTGTTGTCGCTGATGCGCCGCGGATGGTTGTCAGGAAGACAAACCGGCACATCATCATCCAGCTGGTGACCGCGGAGATGGAAGGCGACCGCACGCTTGTTGCAGCAAACTCAAGCGAACTCGAGAAATACGGGTACAAAGGCTCGACCTCCAACACCCCTGCGGCATATCTCACCGGGATGCTCTTTGCAGCAAAAGCAAAGAAGGCCCAGTATGAGCAGGCAATCCTCGACATCGGGCTCCACCGGGCAACCCCGGGAGCACGTGTCTTTGCAGCGCTGAAAGGCGCTGTGGATGCAGGGCTCGAGATCCCTCACGGCGAATCTGTCCTTCCCTCGGAAGAGCGGATCAAGGGAGAGCACATTGCGGCATACAACAAGAATGCCGGCGATATCGCAAAGAATGTCGAACAGGTGGCAGACGCCATAAAGAAGGAGCTGGTGTAA